One region of Bosea sp. 29B genomic DNA includes:
- a CDS encoding ABC transporter permease, which produces MNLAQFLAGRLAKGIVVLFAIAVLNFFLIRAAPGDPAQVLAGEAGAADEQLLIQLRERFGLDQPLLTQLWVYLKGYLTFDLGFSYRQQQSVLSLILDRLPATLLLTGAAFIVSLGLGTLMGALAARRAGRWQDSVITTLALVFYATPLFWVALMSQIVFSLKLGLVPNVGYESIGANYTGLARALDIASHLVLPALTLGLFFTALYARMMRASMLEVAGADFVKTARAKGLSPGVISRRHVARNAILPVVTLAGLQAGQLVGGAVLTETVFAWPGIGRLMFDALVQRDYSVLLGVFFISSAMVVGFNILTDIVYRLADPRIEAVS; this is translated from the coding sequence ATGAACCTCGCGCAATTCCTCGCCGGCCGGCTCGCGAAGGGGATCGTCGTCCTCTTCGCCATCGCGGTGCTGAACTTCTTCCTGATCCGGGCTGCGCCGGGCGATCCGGCGCAGGTGCTGGCCGGCGAGGCCGGCGCTGCCGACGAGCAATTGCTGATCCAGTTGCGCGAGCGCTTCGGCCTCGACCAGCCGCTGCTCACCCAGCTTTGGGTCTATCTCAAGGGCTATCTGACCTTCGATCTCGGCTTCAGCTATCGCCAGCAGCAGAGCGTGCTGAGCCTGATCCTCGACCGCCTGCCTGCGACGCTGCTGCTGACCGGCGCCGCCTTCATCGTCTCGCTGGGCCTCGGCACGCTGATGGGCGCGCTTGCCGCCCGTCGCGCCGGTCGCTGGCAGGACAGCGTCATCACCACGCTGGCGCTGGTCTTCTATGCAACGCCGCTGTTCTGGGTCGCGCTGATGAGCCAGATCGTCTTCTCGCTGAAACTCGGCCTCGTGCCCAATGTCGGCTATGAGAGCATCGGCGCGAACTATACCGGGCTCGCCCGCGCGCTCGACATCGCCAGCCATCTCGTCCTGCCGGCCCTGACGCTCGGCCTGTTCTTCACTGCGCTCTACGCCAGGATGATGCGGGCCTCGATGCTCGAGGTCGCCGGCGCCGATTTCGTCAAGACGGCCCGCGCCAAGGGGCTCAGCCCCGGCGTGATCTCGCGTCGCCATGTCGCCCGCAACGCCATCCTGCCGGTGGTGACCCTGGCGGGCTTGCAGGCTGGCCAGCTCGTTGGTGGCGCCGTGCTCACCGAGACCGTCTTCGCTTGGCCCGGCATCGGCCGCCTGATGTTCGATGCCCTTGTGCAGCGCGACTATTCGGTGCTGCTCGGCGTCTTCTTCATTTCCTCGGCCATGGTCGTCGGCTTCAACATCCTGACCGATATCGTCTACCGGCTGGCCGATCCGCGCATCGAGGCGGTGTCATGA
- a CDS encoding ABC transporter substrate-binding protein produces MTGLRFGLALAASVLALGVAQAQEPKKGGTVHVVVQPEPPMLMQGLNQNGPTNMVAGNIYESLLRYNEKLEPQPSLAKSWEISPDAKVYTFKLQEGVTWHDGKPFTADDVVFTLDKFLREVHPRWRPIVNAQVEKIEKVDDLTVKITLKQPFGPLIMTQEVASAPMIPKHIYDGTDYRANPANNTPIGTGPFKLKEWKKGSYIHLVKNENYWLKGKPNLDEIYWQIIPDAAARAVAYETGKVDVLTGGSVDVYDVARLAKLPNTCMTTKGWEMFAPHAWLTPNVRNGILGNKQFRQGLMYAIDREFGREVVWGGLGKLPTGPISSKTKFYSADVPKYAFDPAKAKELIKASGYKGETIRLLNLPYGETWTRWTEAIKQNLEDVGVKVQVENTDVPGWTQKASNWDFDLNFNFLYQLGDPAMGVARSYITSNIAKGNPFANVGGYSNPEVDKLFAEAAIAPTDSARQELYTKVQKLLADELPVLWLLEMDFPTIYRCNVKNLVTTGVGVDDGFRDAWKE; encoded by the coding sequence ATGACCGGATTGAGATTTGGCCTGGCGCTCGCCGCCTCCGTCCTGGCGCTCGGCGTAGCGCAGGCTCAGGAACCGAAGAAGGGCGGCACGGTCCACGTCGTCGTCCAACCCGAGCCGCCGATGTTGATGCAGGGGCTCAACCAGAACGGCCCGACCAACATGGTCGCCGGCAACATCTACGAGTCGCTGCTGCGCTATAACGAGAAGCTCGAGCCGCAGCCCTCTCTCGCCAAGAGCTGGGAGATCTCTCCCGACGCCAAGGTCTACACCTTCAAGCTGCAGGAGGGTGTGACCTGGCATGACGGCAAGCCGTTCACGGCCGACGACGTCGTCTTCACCCTCGACAAGTTCCTGCGCGAGGTCCATCCGCGCTGGCGTCCGATCGTCAACGCCCAGGTCGAGAAGATCGAGAAGGTCGACGACCTCACCGTGAAGATCACGCTGAAGCAGCCCTTCGGCCCGCTGATCATGACGCAGGAGGTCGCCTCCGCGCCGATGATCCCGAAGCACATCTATGACGGCACCGATTATCGCGCCAATCCGGCCAACAACACGCCGATCGGCACCGGCCCGTTCAAGCTGAAGGAGTGGAAGAAGGGCTCCTACATCCACCTCGTCAAGAACGAGAACTACTGGCTGAAGGGCAAGCCGAATCTCGACGAGATCTACTGGCAGATCATCCCGGACGCGGCGGCGCGCGCCGTCGCCTACGAGACCGGCAAGGTCGACGTGCTGACCGGCGGCTCGGTCGACGTCTACGACGTCGCCCGCCTCGCCAAGCTGCCCAACACCTGCATGACCACCAAGGGCTGGGAGATGTTCGCCCCCCATGCCTGGCTGACGCCGAACGTCCGCAACGGCATTTTGGGCAACAAGCAGTTCCGCCAAGGGCTGATGTACGCGATCGACCGCGAATTCGGCCGCGAGGTGGTCTGGGGCGGGCTCGGCAAGCTGCCGACCGGCCCGATCTCGTCGAAGACCAAGTTCTATTCGGCGGACGTGCCGAAATACGCCTTCGATCCGGCCAAGGCGAAGGAGCTGATCAAGGCCTCCGGCTACAAGGGCGAGACGATCCGCCTGCTCAACCTGCCCTATGGCGAGACCTGGACCCGCTGGACCGAGGCGATCAAGCAGAACCTCGAGGATGTCGGGGTCAAGGTGCAGGTCGAGAACACCGACGTGCCGGGCTGGACCCAGAAGGCCAGCAACTGGGACTTCGACCTCAACTTCAACTTCCTCTACCAGCTCGGCGACCCCGCCATGGGCGTGGCGCGCAGCTACATCACCAGCAACATCGCCAAGGGCAACCCCTTCGCCAATGTCGGCGGCTACTCGAATCCCGAGGTCGACAAGCTCTTCGCCGAGGCGGCGATCGCGCCGACGGACAGCGCGCGACAGGAGCTTTACACGAAAGTGCAGAAGCTCCTGGCCGACGAACTGCCGGTGCTCTGGCTGCTGGAGATGGATTTCCCGACCATCTATCGCTGCAACGTCAAGAACCTCGTCACCACCGGCGTCGGCGTCGACGACGGCTTCCGTGATGCCTGGAAGGAGTGA
- a CDS encoding IclR family transcriptional regulator, producing the protein MAYPSAAMNQKDEDRAAQLPPGVPIVRAVDRAIALLRAFRPEHPRLGLSELARQVGLDKGTTRRLLLTLQLNELVEYDEHSQSYALAVGLIELGSAVTTGRELRDIAGPYLTEIAEKTGATAFLWVHIAGRGLCVDRVRASLPHVDATWFAVGAQAPLNCGGGPRVLLAYLDDEQRRLALSLDLPKRAPASQTDPRLLWREAERIRAQGWELAADDFFIGLTGVGVPIFDRSGALAGALSISSLTSIVAPQGRPVHLDALRDAAARIGGRVLPD; encoded by the coding sequence ATGGCGTACCCTTCAGCTGCGATGAACCAGAAAGACGAGGACAGGGCCGCACAACTGCCGCCGGGCGTGCCGATCGTCCGAGCCGTCGACCGTGCGATCGCCTTGCTCAGGGCCTTCCGCCCGGAGCATCCGCGGCTCGGCCTCAGTGAGCTGGCCCGGCAGGTCGGCCTCGACAAGGGCACGACGCGACGTCTGCTGTTGACCTTGCAGCTCAACGAACTCGTCGAATACGACGAGCATTCGCAGAGCTATGCGCTGGCCGTCGGACTGATCGAGCTCGGCAGCGCGGTGACGACCGGCCGCGAACTGCGCGACATCGCCGGCCCCTATCTGACCGAGATCGCCGAGAAGACCGGCGCCACCGCCTTCCTCTGGGTCCATATCGCCGGGCGAGGGCTCTGCGTCGATCGCGTGCGCGCCTCGCTGCCGCATGTCGACGCCACCTGGTTCGCCGTCGGCGCGCAGGCGCCCTTGAACTGCGGCGGCGGCCCGCGCGTGCTGCTGGCCTATCTCGACGACGAGCAGCGCCGGCTGGCCCTCTCGCTCGATCTGCCCAAGCGCGCGCCGGCGAGCCAGACTGATCCCAGGCTGCTCTGGCGCGAGGCCGAGCGCATCCGCGCCCAGGGATGGGAGCTGGCGGCCGATGATTTCTTCATCGGCCTGACCGGCGTCGGCGTGCCGATCTTCGACCGCTCGGGCGCGCTCGCCGGCGCGCTCAGCATCTCCTCGCTGACCTCGATCGTCGCGCCACAAGGGCGCCCGGTGCATCTCGACGCGCTGCGCGACGCCGCGGCGCGGATCGGAGGACGCGTCCTGCCGGATTGA
- a CDS encoding Lrp/AsnC family transcriptional regulator, with protein MPIDPTDRHLLTLLTENARAPVAELGRKLGLSRTTVQSRIERLERRGVIAGYTARLSEDYEKGQVKAHVLITALPKLAARVETELRRIPEIRTLHSISGQFDMIAVVVAPSIGELDGLIDRIGGLEGVERTMSSIILSTRIER; from the coding sequence ATGCCGATAGACCCGACAGATCGCCATCTCCTGACCCTGCTCACCGAGAACGCCCGCGCTCCGGTGGCCGAGCTCGGCCGCAAGCTTGGTCTGTCACGCACGACGGTGCAGAGCCGGATCGAGCGGCTGGAGCGTCGCGGCGTCATCGCCGGCTACACCGCGCGGCTTTCGGAGGATTACGAGAAGGGCCAGGTCAAGGCGCATGTCCTGATCACCGCCCTGCCGAAGCTTGCGGCGCGCGTCGAGACGGAACTGCGCCGCATCCCCGAGATCAGGACGCTGCATTCGATCAGCGGCCAGTTCGACATGATCGCTGTGGTGGTCGCGCCCTCGATCGGTGAGCTCGACGGGCTGATCGATCGGATCGGCGGGCTCGAAGGCGTCGAGCGCACCATGTCGTCGATCATCCTCTCGACCCGGATCGAGCGCTAG